Genomic segment of Pochonia chlamydosporia 170 chromosome 1, whole genome shotgun sequence:
TCAAAAGTTAATTGTTCCAGCATAATCTCCTCATACGTCAGGATGCTGtctcgccatctccaataTTCCTTACTTTGCTCATCGATAATAAGCTTTGCATTCTTTTGAGCCACCTTGGCAACGGCGATGATAATGTCCTTCGTTTTTCGGCAGTTTTCTTCGACCTTGTTTGCAAGGAAAAGCGCCGTGGCCGCAATATTCTGCGCAAGGCTCAGTCAGCACCTTGATCTTCCTCTTGACGGGTTGCTTGTCTCGAAGGCATAAGTTCGCGAGGGGTAAAAAAAATTTACTCACATAGTGGTGTATTCCTCCCTTCTCTTGCACCATGCTGAAGCGCATGAAGAATCTGTGAAAGAACACACCGGCAACCCACAAGGTAATCTGAGGCAAGTCAAGCATCACACCCGCTTGGTAGATAAAATTGACGCCCTTTGCCCGCCGAAGTCTTTCCTCTGATGGCGGTATTCCATCGATGATACTAGGTGTGCTTTGAACCTCCTCTGACGTAAATGACCATTGATTCGCCACTGCACTCAAGCCGTTGTGCCCAGACTGCGCAGGCGACTGTTCGCCGGACTGCGACTGACCTTGAGGCCGCGGCGGAGACGTTCGCGCACTATGCTGAGGAGGCGTGGGAGCGGCAGGCGGGACTTCTCGTCGAGGGACAGGAGATCGTGATGGTCCATCGGGTCGAGAGGCGCCAGGGATGGTAGGCGGTTGGTAGCCCTCGCGAGGCGGACGATACCGATCTATACTGGCCATTTCCGGCAAATTTTATGTCGGTTTGGCAATCGAGGTGAGAAGGCGACCTGGGAAAACCATGGAGAACGCGGAGTGTTCTCTCTGGTTTTTGAGGCGGGATTGTGAGAGCAAATGTGTTGACGTTGAGAGTGTGTAAAGCCGTTGGTGGAGATACCAGGAGGACCTTGACTCTGGGAAATGCGTGATGCAAGCATCGGCAGCCAGTCCGGTGAAACAGAGTTGGCGCCACCGAGCTATCTTATCAGTGTAGTCAGCTGATCCACCCCGCCAAAGATGCAACTACCACCAACCCTGAACCTCGACCTTTGATGTCAACGTTGGCCTTCAATGTCCCAGTTTCCTTTGAATAAAAGCATCCTTTCAAAAGCATCATTTGCCACGGACTGGCGACGATCAACTGGCTCACTCTAGCGAAACAGTGTGTGGAAACGTAGACAACAAACCTCGACATTCATTAAGGAGCCGTGTCGTATCTACACCACCTCCAACGGTTCGCCCCATGTAGACACTGAGTCCCAGCCGGCCCAACCAAGTGACTTTACCACACGGTTGCCAAATAGGATCAACTCTTTAATTCACAATCAGCATAGCTCGTAAAGCTCCACTGTAACTAACACAATCACAAACACGAATCTGCAAACTCTGATTTGATATCATGACTTTCGGCATGGAGAGAGTTGGGACATTGACGGGAATCGTATTCAGCATACAGATACGAGCGGCAGCATCAAACCTCCACCATGAAACATCTCAACTCAAACTTTCCCAAACCATTCATCCCATACAATTGTGAATAATAAAATAATGCGGCTACTAGAAGCTCTTCCCCGAGAACTCATACAGTACATTTTAACCCTCCTCCCaaccaaagccatcaagTCCCTCCGCCTCACCAACAAGGCTCTGAAAgaagcatcatcaccatACCTCTTCCCCACCCTCTACCTCTCCTGCCATCCTCTCGACCTCCAGGTCTTCCAGCTTGTCGTAGACAATCCTCTTCTCGCCACCAACGTCCGCGAACTAGTCATCGACGACACATGTCTAGCCCCATCCCTTGGAAAATGGGACAATTACcgtgccatggccatgcgCGAGCAGCGCTTTTGGCCTCAGCGACGAAAGCCCTACTTCCCCAACGATGAAGCATTTGACGCAAAAGAACGGCAATGGCCGCAGGAGCCCAAAAGAGAGTTTTACGAACTattcatcaacaccatgaagCCGCACCATGAGAACCTGGCCAGGGGGGCAGATATTGCAGCATTGCAAGACGCCTTGCCAAAACTAACTTCAgtgaggagtctggtgctgacgAACCGCACGGCGGATGAGGCCCCAGACTCGGGCGCGCAGAGCCGTGACTCTTCCAGCCCGACGGTGAAGCAGTGGAGGCAAATGGGCAGAGAGCACAAGGAGCGGCCGCCGTTTGCTCCCAGGTGTGACTGGTTCAATGGATGGAAACAAGGGCGCATGGATGATTCCTGGGCAAGAGGGGAAAATCTAAGCGATGAGCTGCAAGCAATGATTGATGATTCAGGACGGCCATACACCGAACAAGAGGAGCTACAGCAGGAGAAATTGGAAAATCGCAGCGCGCACGAGGAGGACAGCGACGAGGCGAGTGATAATCCAGCGGACAACTGGTGGCCATTCACTCGATGTCTCGCCAGAGAAACACGCGGCATACACATTGCCCTCATTGCGTTACAACACGAACCGCTCCAACAGCGCCTCTGCGAATTCCGCGTCGACGCCTCCAGAGACATCATCCGCGACCCCCCACAGCCAGATTACTATCAAACGGGCCTCGCAACCGCCATATTCGATCCATACTCCAGCCCCTTCCCAGACCGCCTCGCCTCAACGCTAGGATCGTGCAGCAGCCTCGAAAAGCTGGCCCTCTCCATCAGCAACGGCTACGGCGACACGCAAGGGGCGGAAGTCCTGCAAAGCGGAACCATAGGCAGGGTGCTCACGTCAATGAAGAACCTGCACGACATGTCGGTGGAGTTTGCGCTGGCCCCGTCTTGGCTCGCAGTTCCCAGTGACTTCGTGTACCCCCGTCTGCGGAAGTTGAGGATCGTCGAGTCGCAGGTCTGGCCGCGGAAGTTGATGGAGTTTATTCGTCGGCATGCTGCAACGCTGGAGGAGGTGTATGTGGAGCGGTGTACGGCGTTCCATGAGGACGTGAGGAATGTGTGGgacgaggatggagatgaggatgaggatggtgaggttGGGGATTTGGCATCCTTTGTGCGTGGTGTTATTGAGTTTGCGGGGCGGGAGGAGAACTGTTTGGTGCCGGGGAAGGTTGTGCTGGACTCTGTGATGGGGTATCTTGCTGAGAATAAGGTGGCTATCGATGAAGGTGGGATGGTTGATCGGTGGGCGAAAGGGAGGTATTCTTGGACgtttggagttgatgatgggCTTGTTGTGGAAAAGGTCGTGGAATAAATGACATATACTGAGGTAGATCAACGAGTTCAGGATACCATAAGGTCTTGCAATAAGGTCGAGGGTATCGCAATGTTTCATCTATGAGTCTTTGAAGATGTATTGTACATTTTTCATTCTCTCAGTATCCTACAACGGTTCACTATCGTTTCGGCCCCAGAGCTTTACCGTCCGATCGTGACCACCGCTTACAATCCATCTGCCGTCTCTGCTGTAATCTACACTTGCAACCGGAGCGGTGTGCCCGCTCAGAGTTTGCACCAAAGTCCAGTCGTCTGCTGAGAAGATTTTGACGTTCTTGTCGAAGCCGCTGGACACGAAGAAGGTCCCCGATTTCTTTGGGATTTGCGCCCCCTTTTCATCTGTACCAGGTGGAATCCCATTTAGGGGGTCGTCGATGCCCTTGAACCACCGCATGTCCGAGACGGCACTGGAGTGGGCGCCAATACCACCCGTTTTATCGACCTTGCGGACATCCCAGCATTTAATCCAGCCGTCAGCCGAACCCGACAAGACTCGATGACCGTCAGCACCCCAGTCCAGCGCATGAATAGGTTTAATGTGGCCATCTAAACGGCCGTCCAGAATCATGACTGTTCTTCCGGAGCGCAGGTCCCATATACGACCGATGCTGTCCAGGCCAGCTGTAGCCAGCAGAGAGCCGTCCGTGTTGAAGCTCAGGGCGTAGACACCTCTTGAGTGACCTTCTTGCAGAAGCACTTCGGCAGTGCTTTCGACGTCCCACAGCCTCCACGAGGTGTCTTCCGACGCTGAGGCGAGATAGCGACCAGACGGGTGAAACTCCACACGACAGACGCGCTGAGAGTGGCCCTGTAAGGTCGATAAGGGCGTATCCTGATTCAGAGACCATAGCTGCACCAGTCCCTCGGCTCCGCCAGACGCCAGGTTGACGGAATCTGGTGAGACTCCTTTTTCTTCAAGTGTGGCCCCGGGAAACCACGATAATCCGCTGATTTTGTTCGTATGGCCACGAAAGCTCATCTTTTCGGTCAAGTTTGGAATCTCCATCAACTTGACCTGGCCGCCCCAGTTGCCCACGGCCACCAGTTCCCCATTGGGTGATATTCTCGTCATGCTGATGTGTCTCTCCCCCACGGTCTGACTGCCCTGCAGCTCAAATGCTTGTAGTCTCTCCTTGATCTGCTTTCGGAACTTGACCTGGGTTCTCAGAGGTATGGTAGCCTCCTTCTTTTGGTAGGCGACTCTTTGTTTGGCTCGGGGTAGGGAGTATTCAGCGATGTCTATTCTTGCTTTGAGTAGTTGTTCGCCTCCCCTCGAGTAGAATTCCTCCTCTTGCTCTtcggcttcttcctctgccgGGGCGTCCTCCATGGCGACATCACCATTTTCTAGACCAGCAAGTTCGGCTTGAATGGTCATAAGCTCTCGTAAACGGTCACGTCGATCGCCAGGTCCCTCTCCAAAGAAGGTGATGGGCTCCCCCATTTCTCTGAGCTTTGCTCGGACGCGGCCATCGTCCGTAGGCACTGCAATGGTAGCTGCAAGCCGTTTTCTGTTGAACTGGTTGAGGATGGCTGAGGTCTTCTCGGGCGGCGCGCCAGGCGCCATTGGCATGTCGTAGTCTGTATCATCTTTCAGGTCCTCCAGCGCAATGCCAGCAGGCGAATCGGCCTCTTCGACATATGCCTGACGCGACGGATGCATCGTGAAGATGTCTCGTTGCGAGGGACACTCGGCCCGGTTGGAGGTCTATCGGGGTAGAGATGGACTAGTAGCGGTATGCGACAGCTTCGATGAATGTATAGGCGGTAATTGAGTCCGGCTTGGAGGGACTATCGAGTTCTTGAGGGAATCTCTTTGGGGTGGAGCTTTGAGATTGTGCGATATTGGAGTCGTTGCGACCAGACTGAATCAAAAATTCAAGGTTGATCACTTCAGGCAGCTCGAGGTTGGAGTGGGGCGCCTCTGTGCCTGTCGAGTTACTgaagtacctaggtactaaGTACTTGGGTTAAGTCGGGTTAGGCGCAATGCGACATGGACGCAGCGACATAGCTGGATGCTCAACTTGGGACTTGGGTTGAGTGAACTCGGATTGGGGGGGGGGAGGGAATACAGAGAGGTACAGACGAGGAACAAGGGGAAAACTGCACAACTCCGTATTGATGCCTCACATATTTGCTCTCCCTGGTGGCTGGAATTGGTGTTTGCGTTTGTCCGACTTGAAGGCTCACGGTTCTATGGTGAAGCAACAGGGAGGCATCGGCTTGTCGATTGTgagcagcaacattgaatgcataCCTAGGAAGCTACGGCCATGCGGAAAGAGTCTTGAGCAAGCGCACTTTGTTCTTTGCAGGAACCAAACTCCTTGTTGGCCAGACTCGATGTAGTACAAGGCATCCAAGTGCCCATTGCTCGATGTCAGCCCATCATACATGGTTCGCTTGAGTTGCAAGCTGGCATTCTGCTGATGCACAGGTGGTCAAGGATGGGTCAGCGTCACACAAGGATTGCTTATATTGTGGCTCAGACCACGATTGAAGAACAATGGACTATTGTTTTCGGTCCGTTTAAATACATACTCGTGTAAGGAGGAACAAGCATATCGCCATGCCGATGGATGAGAGCGCCCGTTTGTATTGGAATGATAAACTCTAGGTCAGAATAAGCCTGTCGGATGGTCGCTCGTGGGCCAAGGGGCATCCTGGTGAAGAACCCACGACAAGCCTTGAcaaaatcaaatcaaatgtCAGGCATTCATTCAGTGTTAGGTCTGATTAGCACCTCACAGATCTGGATTACGCGAGCAAGAATCTGGAGAACAGCAACCGAGCCACTGACAGGACACGCTTACACTGGCCGCCCCACTGGCCAACCGCTGAACCTGGCCATCCGTTTGAGCTAAGTCATGGCGGGGAAGTGGGAAATAGagggcaaaaaaaaaaaaaaaagaaaaaaaaaaggacgggaaagaggaaagaaggggaagagCTTTTGGGACGGACAGCGGACACAGGTGTGCTGCAAGTATTCCAAAGACGCCAGCCTTTTGCCGgtaatttttatttttattttcttgaTTTCCTTTATTGAATTACGCTCGCTTGTTTGCTGGCCACAGAACAGTGGCCCggcgacttcaatgttgcttgaATTCCTTCCGCCTCATTGCGCCGAGCTGGACCTGGCTGATGCAGAGTTCTGACTAGTTCCAGTTCTGGTGCCACATGCATAATTAAacagtctggtttggtctggtttggtctggtctggtgcataATGCAAATCCGCCTTCTCTGTCAACTCTTTCCAATAAAATGCTTCCGCTCAGCCGcctccctttttttttcgccTTTCCACCTCGCCCTTTACACCACTTGGTGAACAACACACACAAAGACCACCAACTCTACCATACCAAGACACCTTCCCAGCTACTGCCCAATGCATATACAAAAGCCTTTCCATATGCGAACCTCATTCTTCAAGTACCAGATGCGCGTTGTGAGCCACTACGAGATCCAGCTTCCATTCATCGCGGAGGAACGCGCAGATCCAGAGCGACGCCGGGGCACGACCTGAGCTCGCTCGACTACGTGATCTGAAAATCTGCGGCACGACACGATACGACACCATTCTATTCGATACGATACCCCGAGgctttctttttccttctgGACGGGCTCTTGGTCATTAGACGATAAACGAAACTAAAACCTCTTCACAACATGATAAGCCCAGCGAATCCGGCCCGCACCATTGTGCGCGGCTTTACTGGAACTCCTGTGACTTCTGGAGACGAAGATTCCGACTACGGCAATTCTGAAACTCCCACTTTGGGCTCTCGCCGAGGACGAGCTCGAATTGACGACGTGGTCAGTGCCAACTGCAGCCCCATTTTGAAGGCTGTACCATCACCCGGCGTCTCTGGTATTGCGAAGCTGCGAATGCAAATGGATCACCTTAGTCTCGACGCCTCTTCCCGATCAAGCTCTGTGGCTCGCAATGGAGGCCGTCCCGAATTCAGGTCCGGAATCACCACGGAACTGAACAGCCGTGCCCAAAGCCGAGACGGAGCACGCAGCGAGGCAGGCAGCGACAGTTCAGAGTACGGCTCCACCAGCTACGAAGTTAATTTGGAAAGCGATTTTGTCAGCGAGAGTGTTTGCGAACGAGCTGGATTTATTGAAGGTGGCCTGAACCCGAAGCGCAAGATGACCCAAGAAGAGTTTGAGCCTCTCCGTTGCTTGGGCAAAGGGACATACGGTACtgtcctcctcgtcaagcaACGTGCGACAGGGAGATTGTATGCGCAgaagcagctcaagaagGCGTCGCTGGTCGTGCATAAGAAGCTGATTGAGCAGACCAAGACGGAGCGACAAGTTCTCGAATCCGTGAATCGACACCCCTTTGTTGTGAAGCTCTTTTATGCCTTTCAGGACCTTGAAAAACTCTATCTGATTCTGGAGTACGGACAAGGCGGGGAACTCTTTACCCACCTCAATACCGAAAAGATGTTTTCTGAGACCGTGGCTGCTTTTTACATGGCAGAGATGTTACTTGCCATCTCCCACCTTCACAACGACCTCGGAGTGGTATATCGTGACCTCAAACCAGAGAACTGCCTTTTGGATGCCGATGGCCATTTGCTCCTCACAGACTTTGGTCTGTCCAAGGTGGCTGTGGAGAAATCGGAGGACACCTGCAACTCCATACTCGGAACGGTTGAGTACATGGCCCCTGAGGTCATCCTTGGCAAGCGATACGGCAAAGCCGTGGACTGGTGGTCCTTTGGTGCTCTGGGTTATGACCTCATGACGGGCAACCCGCCATTCCGTGGCCAGAATCATGCCAAAATCCAAGACAACATAGTCAAGCAAAAGCTCGTCCTGCCCTATTTTCTCAGCCCTGATGCAAAGGATTTGCTTACACGCCTGCTGAGAAAGGATCCTCATAAGAGGCTTGGGTATTGTATGCCCAAGGATCTTCATACGCTCAAGAAGCACCGCTTCTTCCGCAAGATTGACTGGAAGAAACTCGAGGCACGAGAACTAGAGCCACCTATTCAGCCTATGATTACCGACCCCGAGCTTGCTGAGAACTTTGCTCCCGAGTTCACAGACCTGGCTCTTAGCCCGTTGGTGACGTCAAAGGATGCATGGCCAACGACCGGATCGGCTAAAGACGATGTGTTTGGAGGCTTCAGCTTCGTGGCCTCGTCAAGTCTTCTTGAAAGCAGCATGTTTGCCGTGGCCAACGGTGCGTAAATAAGCTGCGGAATGAAGTGCTTCCAAATCGTTTGGGAAAATCGCGATGAGAAGAATGCAATGTATCTGCTTCTGGGCCTGGGGCGATTGTAATCATTT
This window contains:
- a CDS encoding pre-mRNA splicing factor (similar to Coccidioides immitis RS XP_001248428.1); the protein is MHPSRQAYVEEADSPAGIALEDLKDDTDYDMPMAPGAPPEKTSAILNQFNRKRLAATIAVPTDDGRVRAKLREMGEPITFFGEGPGDRRDRLRELMTIQAELAGLENGDVAMEDAPAEEEAEEQEEEFYSRGGEQLLKARIDIAEYSLPRAKQRVAYQKKEATIPLRTQVKFRKQIKERLQAFELQGSQTVGERHISMTRISPNGELVAVGNWGGQVKLMEIPNLTEKMSFRGHTNKISGLSWFPGATLEEKGVSPDSVNLASGGAEGLVQLWSLNQDTPLSTLQGHSQRVCRVEFHPSGRYLASASEDTSWRLWDVESTAEVLLQEGHSRGVYALSFNTDGSLLATAGLDSIGRIWDLRSGRTVMILDGRLDGHIKPIHALDWGADGHRVLSGSADGWIKCWDVRKVDKTGGIGAHSSAVSDMRWFKGIDDPLNGIPPGTDEKGAQIPKKSGTFFVSSGFDKNVKIFSADDWTLVQTLSGHTAPVASVDYSRDGRWIVSGGHDRTVKLWGRNDSEPL
- a CDS encoding serine/threonine-protein kinase psk1 (similar to Aspergillus terreus NIH2624 XP_001213711.1), which codes for MISPANPARTIVRGFTGTPVTSGDEDSDYGNSETPTLGSRRGRARIDDVVSANCSPILKAVPSPGVSGIAKLRMQMDHLSLDASSRSSSVARNGGRPEFRSGITTELNSRAQSRDGARSEAGSDSSEYGSTSYEVNLESDFVSESVCERAGFIEGGLNPKRKMTQEEFEPLRCLGKGTYGTVLLVKQRATGRLYAQKQLKKASLVVHKKLIEQTKTERQVLESVNRHPFVVKLFYAFQDLEKLYLILEYGQGGELFTHLNTEKMFSETVAAFYMAEMLLAISHLHNDLGVVYRDLKPENCLLDADGHLLLTDFGLSKVAVEKSEDTCNSILGTVEYMAPEVILGKRYGKAVDWWSFGALGYDLMTGNPPFRGQNHAKIQDNIVKQKLVLPYFLSPDAKDLLTRLLRKDPHKRLGYCMPKDLHTLKKHRFFRKIDWKKLEARELEPPIQPMITDPELAENFAPEFTDLALSPLVTSKDAWPTTGSAKDDVFGGFSFVASSSLLESSMFAVANGA
- a CDS encoding cyclin-K (similar to Verticillium alfalfae VaMs.102 XP_003005283.1), with the translated sequence MASIDRYRPPREGYQPPTIPGASRPDGPSRSPVPRREVPPAAPTPPQHSARTSPPRPQGQSQSGEQSPAQSGHNGLSAVANQWSFTSEEVQSTPSIIDGIPPSEERLRRAKGVNFIYQAGVMLDLPQITLWVAGVFFHRFFMRFSMVQEKGGIHHYNIAATALFLANKVEENCRKTKDIIIAVAKVAQKNAKLIIDEQSKEYWRWRDSILTYEEIMLEQLTFDLMIDNPYRHLFELLGQLDIVHNKNLRQAAWAFCNDACLTAIPLLIEARDVAISAIFFASVHTHQQIDDINGEPWWRYLNGDEERCVNAIEVMRQFYTENPLRKQNPSLPSPAFDLENTRRRADTLLSQPDTLSSNGTPMELDRASRSRSPAPRMNGADRRDASMTRSPIKRKDAEPDSAADRERAEKRAKVSEDEGELVED